In Gallaecimonas xiamenensis 3-C-1, a single window of DNA contains:
- the lysC gene encoding lysine-sensitive aspartokinase 3, protein MNIPATRVLKFGGTSVADYQAQGRSAQLVAQQTESRIVVVSAAAGVTNALVGLSQAIDPEAAENFRTLIRDRQQHFFEALGEPDALKASYWTLLEELDACGPCLGQERDRLLSLGERFSSLFFAERLRQLGLPALQLPARFLIATDSHFGQGEPDVARTRQQVQIALNDHQGEILVTEGFVGADSDGNITTLGRGGSDYSAALLAEAADADWVEIWTDVKGLYTTDPRLVPNAQPLAELSFAQAAELATFGAKVLHPKTLWPAMRRDIPVFIGSTLDASGGTVIRREVSGERRYAALALRKNQTLLKITSPEMLYSYGFLARAFSLLAKHHISVDLVTTSEISIALTLDERGSEQALSLQVLEELKELGSIEVSEGLALVALVGDNLNATPQIAAEVFNALGGINVPLICHGASPHNLCFLVEDKDGPLAIQRLHARLFEQRQAVAA, encoded by the coding sequence ATGAACATCCCCGCTACCCGCGTCCTGAAATTTGGCGGCACCTCCGTCGCCGACTACCAAGCCCAAGGCCGTAGCGCCCAGCTGGTTGCCCAGCAGACCGAATCCCGCATCGTCGTGGTCAGTGCCGCCGCCGGCGTCACCAATGCCCTGGTGGGCCTGAGCCAAGCCATAGATCCCGAAGCCGCCGAGAACTTTCGCACCCTGATCCGCGATCGCCAGCAGCATTTCTTTGAGGCCCTTGGCGAGCCCGACGCCCTCAAGGCCAGCTACTGGACCCTGCTCGAAGAGCTGGACGCCTGCGGCCCTTGCCTTGGCCAGGAGCGCGATCGCCTGTTGTCTTTGGGGGAACGTTTTTCCAGCCTGTTTTTCGCCGAGCGCCTGCGCCAGCTGGGGCTGCCCGCCCTGCAACTGCCGGCCCGCTTCCTGATCGCCACCGACAGCCACTTTGGCCAGGGCGAACCGGACGTGGCCCGCACCCGCCAGCAGGTACAAATCGCCCTTAACGACCACCAGGGGGAGATCCTGGTAACCGAAGGCTTTGTGGGTGCCGACAGCGACGGCAACATCACCACCCTGGGCCGGGGCGGCTCGGATTACTCCGCCGCCCTGCTGGCCGAAGCGGCCGACGCCGACTGGGTGGAGATCTGGACCGACGTCAAAGGCCTCTACACCACAGATCCGCGCCTGGTGCCCAATGCCCAGCCCCTGGCGGAATTGTCCTTTGCCCAGGCGGCGGAACTGGCCACCTTCGGCGCCAAGGTGCTGCACCCCAAGACCCTGTGGCCGGCCATGCGCCGGGATATCCCGGTCTTTATCGGCTCCACCCTGGACGCCAGCGGCGGCACCGTTATCCGCCGGGAAGTGAGCGGCGAGCGCCGTTACGCGGCCCTGGCCCTGCGCAAAAACCAGACCCTGCTGAAGATCACCAGCCCCGAGATGCTCTACAGCTACGGCTTTTTGGCCCGGGCCTTCAGCCTGCTGGCCAAGCACCATATCTCGGTGGATCTGGTGACCACCTCCGAGATCTCCATCGCCCTGACCCTGGACGAGCGCGGCTCAGAGCAGGCCCTGTCCCTGCAGGTATTGGAAGAGCTCAAGGAACTGGGCAGCATTGAAGTGTCAGAAGGCCTGGCCCTGGTGGCCCTGGTGGGTGACAACCTCAATGCCACCCCGCAGATCGCCGCCGAGGTGTTCAACGCCTTGGGCGGTATCAATGTGCCCCTGATTTGCCATGGCGCCAGCCCTCACAACCTCTGCTTCCTGGTCGAAGACAAGGACGGCCCCTTGGCCATCCAACGACTGCACGCGCGGCTTTTTGAACAGCGCCAGGCCGTAGCCGCCTGA